From Mastacembelus armatus chromosome 9, fMasArm1.2, whole genome shotgun sequence:
GAGCTTTACCCTGAAGGCAGAAATATCAGAAATATTACTTATAAAATGTTCTAATGTGTGGAGACATCACACAGCTCTAAGGTAGCTAATAGTGTGAGTGTTGTGTTGCAGggggctgtttgttttgttttgtggagTTTTAAGTCAACACCATCACATGTCAAGAGTCTGTTCCCATTTTTAGCAGAATATAAATGGATTTAattgtcttttaatttgttcGTCTGTCCATCAAGTTTATCTGTATCAAGGTCACGTCACTAGATTAGGATAGGGACATGAGCAGTCACACTGCATGTAAGACTCACCTGCCCTTACCTTTCTCTGACCTCATTGTCTTTAGTGCCTTCCATCAAATGTCCATTGATGTTGTGAATAAGGTGTTAGATTTTAATCTCTATGATCTTAGAAGGTTAAAAAGACATGAATCACTGCAGaaactgttatttgtttttgtaagtgTCTGTCAAACACAGTTTGTCTGAATTACTTCCAAAGACATGGGCACATCCAACCAAACTTTTGAGAGATGCAGATTTCCAAATGTAAGGTTTATTGTCGCAGTTATTACAGGAGTAGACTACGTTTCTTTAAATCTATTGAAAACAGCTCTTAGGCTGCCTACTTGTGGATTGATTGTGTGTCTTTTGCTAAGTTGTTGTTATCTTGTGTAAAGCAGTTGCTGGGCACCATCAGCCAACTCCAAAATCTTTTCTGTGCTTCACTCATGAGTGGTGGTACCTCACTGGCCTGAGACTGTACGTGAAAACTCATGGGGAACATGATTAGGAAAGTAACCCTTTCTCTCCGTCTCAGGTCGTCACTTCCCGAAGAGTCCACGGCTCAGTCTGATGGTTCAGGCGAGCTTTGATGGCGAGCAGCTGGCCACAGACCCCGTAGAGCACAGAGAACAGCCTCAGTTCAGCACTGAGTTGGCCTGGGAGCTCGACCGTAGGACGCTACACCAGCACAGGTCTGCGGCTGTAACATCCCGCTGTATGAATGTTCACAATAACTACATTACAGAGGATCATGGGAACAGCATATTCATGTAGCTGGAGAAGAgggaatgcaaaaaaaaaaaaaaaagcagaaccaGACACCGGTCTGTTAAGAAAGATTTGCGTTGGACAGATTTAGTTTACAATGGTGATTACTCAGCTACTCATTGCTTCATTTGGCAGCACTAACATAGTCAACCtggtgctgtttctgtttaaacGTCAGTAACATGTTTAATAATGTTGCTGTATGTTGACATCTGTCCTCCCAGGCTGCAGAGAACTCCCATCAAGCTTCAGTGTTTTGCTGTTGACTCAGTCAGtaagaagagagagagtgtcGGCTACATCGTCCTGGACCTCCGGTCAGTGCAGGAGGTTAAACAGGTAAACCGTGATCGAGTTGAGATGTGTGATACTCAGCTTCTGTTCACTGGGTTATATGTTCTGTATAAAGTCTGATAGgggagtgtgtttctgtgtatgtgtcaggAGCCACGCTGGTATCCACTGCTGAGCAGTAAATACACCAAACAGAGACCGGCCCTCCTCCTCAGCATGGTCCTGGAGAATGACACCAAGTCCTCTGAGCCCTCTCCTGATAGGTTCAAAGCCAAGAAGGCCCCGCCCCGACAAGGTTAGCTGGTTCTTCAgcactctttctttctcttgtgtCTTGCATGTTAATTGTATGTAACTTTTATTGGGCTGATACGATGAGCGGGGTCATGATGTGAGACTGTTTGTCCACTGCACCTCTGATGTAGGTTCTCCAGTAACTGAGCTTCTCCCAGACAAACTGGAGGCCATGCTGATCCCAGACCAGGGTTACCATCAGGTCGGGCCCGCAGACCACTGCACTGACATGTTCGTCCTGTCTGTCACTGTGGCATTTGCTACTAAACTAGAACAGGTAAAGACGTCACCGTGACCTGGACTTTGTCTTTGATAACTGAGCCTGAACTGTTATTCTTTTAGATAATGTTCAAGCCAACATGACGCCACATCCAGAAATTTCCAGCATCTGCAAAGTTCGATAATATAAAGCAGAGAAACACTCACTTTTTCTTGGCAGGAACTTTTCACTCTGTTCCCACTGTTGTTGTTAATGTTGATGATAAAACAGTAACTGGTGAAGAGCAAGAGGGGGGGGAAGAAAATTACACCAGTTCATCACAAATTCACAGGTTGATGATAATGTGACAGTAGAAGAATATCTCAGGTGGTGAATAAACATTATTGCTTCAACTCAACTGTTCCAACAAGAACTGTGGCTCCTCCAGAGAGCTTTAAGCAGAGACAGTCTTCACTCCTGTAATGAAACCTCTAATCTCCTGTCACACCAacttcttcttcctcactgtGGCTGGAAACGAGACAGTATTTAATATCATTTTGTTCAGTTTGATTTGACATTTGATTCAAAACAGTTGAAACAATAATTATACCccagtaaaaatatataaaatggcCAAGTGAAGCATCACATTACTTGTTTTGTGAAACTGTGttagaaccagagaaccaacCAAATGTGTGTCCTTACTTTTTCCCCACAGTTGATCTCCAGCACTATGAAACTGTCAGCAGAGGGGTCCGAGTTCTTCTTCTACTACACTTTACTGGGAAATGACATCACCAGTGAGCCTTTCCACAACCTGCTGAGCCCGGACTTTGAGCCAGAGCGCGCCTCTGTGCGCATCCGCAGCAGCAAACAAATCTTCCTGACCTTTCTGTCTCAGCAGCCCAGTTTACAGGTGAGACTCAGACTGTCTGACCCATAGCTCATAGCTTCCTGTTACTGCATCTGTCTTTATGTTCTTGTCCATTTATGCTCCTCAGATCCACCTGTGCTGTGGGAATCACTCTCTGGGCAGCACAGATGTTTCTCTCTCAgctctgtctgctgtttctgtggatCTGGAGAATAAACCTGCGACAGTAGAGGGAGTGTTTGTCCTCCAACCTCCCAAACGTACCAAGCAGATGTTGCCGGCTCTGCCTGCAGACCTGCAGCCAACTATAGGAGTGGCTGTTACTCTGAGGAGGGAGGAAGTCAGCCCACAGGTACACATACTCTGTACTctggactgtttttgtttgttttgttttcttatctCTGAGAGGTAATTTGTGGACTGTGGACTTACAGCCATACTGTTGTCTGACCTTCTTCCAGTCTTTGGGGATTAAAGGTGGAAGTGGAGCTCAGACCCAATCCATACGTGCATCTGTCCCCGCAGcttctgttcctctgtctgctCCTCAACGCTCCTCTCCAGTTCCAAAGCCTCCTGAATCATCTTCTCCTCcaggtcctcctcctcctccttcctctcatACAGAGAGCGAAGCAGAGAGTCTGCTGGAAGAGCTTCAACATGGGAAAGAGAAGGCAGGACTGGCAGGTGGGGCTCAATACCACGTCATCAGTTTAACTCTTTCAGTCTGATTTTGAGTTAAAattgtgtcttttgtttgtcCAGCTACAAATTTTAAAGTTCCCGTTCAGATCCACAGTCATGCTGAGGCAGAGTTAGAAGGTGGAACATCTTCCATTAGTGTTTCTGCTCCCAAAGTGTCCATCCCGTCCTCTGCCCATCACTACCGTTTTTCTCTGGACCTGCGCAGCCTGGGAAAGCTCAGCCTGACACAGCCCATCGCTGCGACGCTCAGGTGACGCTCATCTGCTCTGAGCTGCTGGGCTCAAAACTAAATGTTAACCCCAAAACACAGTATCACAGTTATAATAAACATCCTGGTTATGTTCTGCTTTGTTTCCATGGCAAGTGAGGCCTTAAATCCATTATTATGGTAACATATAGAAATGGCTAATAGCTTCTTCATTTTAGCCCCTAATACAAGTAACCATGATCGATCCATGTTCTGTTGTTTaaagatgatgtgtgtgttgtgtttcaggtATTCCTATCGGTTCTTTGGCAGTGCAGCTCCCATCATGACTAACCCTCCAgtggagctgcagaggaacATGGAAGTGTCTCTGCCTCAGTCCTACTGCGCCTTCGACTTTGCCGCTCTGCCGCAGCAGCTCCAGGACACCTTCCTCAGGTGGGACCACACTCCCAACACACTTGGAGAATAataaagttcagttttattctAACGGTGCTTGGTTCAGGTATTATATTGTTTGCAAAGCCCCTCTTGGCCAGCAGGTGGTGCTGCAGGACTTGTTACTGTTTTTGGAGCGTGGGCTTTTTCAGTCCAGGTGCAGGTTTTTGTTCAGGCGTCTGTGGCtcagtgtgtgcttgtgtggatGTTGTAGAGTCCCTCTGGCGGTTGAGGTTTGGCACAGAGACTCCACCAGCAGAGACCAGCTGATCGGACGAGCATCCATCCAGCTGTCGCACCTGCTGAGCTCTGAGAGGAGCCGAATCCTGTCGTCAACCGGAGAGCAGACCTGGAGACAAACTCACCAGGACCAAATCCCTGTGGTCAAAAGTCAGCGGTAGGAAACTCTTCAACTCAGCAACCGACTGATGAAACTGTGGTTTAACTGCTTTTATTTACCGGCTGCTTCCGTCCCAGTCCCAGTGAGAAAGTC
This genomic window contains:
- the cep120 gene encoding centrosomal protein of 120 kDa isoform X1 gives rise to the protein MASKTDQLLVVLSVLEGRHFPKSPRLSLMVQASFDGEQLATDPVEHREQPQFSTELAWELDRRTLHQHRLQRTPIKLQCFAVDSVSKKRESVGYIVLDLRSVQEVKQEPRWYPLLSSKYTKQRPALLLSMVLENDTKSSEPSPDRFKAKKAPPRQGSPVTELLPDKLEAMLIPDQGYHQVGPADHCTDMFVLSVTVAFATKLEQLISSTMKLSAEGSEFFFYYTLLGNDITSEPFHNLLSPDFEPERASVRIRSSKQIFLTFLSQQPSLQIHLCCGNHSLGSTDVSLSALSAVSVDLENKPATVEGVFVLQPPKRTKQMLPALPADLQPTIGVAVTLRREEVSPQSLGIKGGSGAQTQSIRASVPAASVPLSAPQRSSPVPKPPESSSPPGPPPPPSSHTESEAESLLEELQHGKEKAGLAATNFKVPVQIHSHAEAELEGGTSSISVSAPKVSIPSSAHHYRFSLDLRSLGKLSLTQPIAATLRYSYRFFGSAAPIMTNPPVELQRNMEVSLPQSYCAFDFAALPQQLQDTFLRVPLAVEVWHRDSTSRDQLIGRASIQLSHLLSSERSRILSSTGEQTWRQTHQDQIPVVKSQRPSEKVAELSYVVTLEDLGLVKATEVIVSESSQNEPVEPMQPSSQPADPRPAAPSVPPASLGPTAPRDTLEYRTALELELWKEEQEDLFDDQLRKKELSHMQALAEEWRRRDREREALVKKKEVEFNLLEEQLQKTLSDLERREKQLAEAELETQRLQKELRAEHDHVQRELQDSSRRLQQDCDHRVALERDKVRLMEEERARLLQQIADGESRYKQLEKEFQLYREQQNVRPEFRLQSEINLLTLEKVELERKLESTTKSKLHYKQQWGRALKELARFKQREQENAMTRLKKQQAELEAMRLRYLATEEKEVVRQNRQELDNIRNELNRLKLQEERVGPGPSPGPAVNETADDHLSRLLEERDTLLRTGVYTHEDRIIAELNRQIQDAMRDRGNM
- the cep120 gene encoding centrosomal protein of 120 kDa isoform X2 — its product is MASKTDQLLVVLSVLEGRHFPKSPRLSLMVQASFDGEQLATDPVEHREQPQFSTELAWELDRRTLHQHRLQRTPIKLQCFAVDSVSKKRESVGYIVLDLRSVQEVKQEPRWYPLLSSKYTKQRPALLLSMVLENDTKSSEPSPDRFKAKKAPPRQGSPVTELLPDKLEAMLIPDQGYHQVGPADHCTDMFVLSVTVAFATKLEQLISSTMKLSAEGSEFFFYYTLLGNDITSEPFHNLLSPDFEPERASVRIRSSKQIFLTFLSQQPSLQIHLCCGNHSLGSTDVSLSALSAVSVDLENKPATVEGVFVLQPPKRTKQMLPALPADLQPTIGVAVTLRREEVSPQSLGIKGGSGAQTQSIRASVPAASVPLSAPQRSSPVPKPPESSSPPGPPPPPSSHTESEAESLLEELQHGKEKAGLAVPVQIHSHAEAELEGGTSSISVSAPKVSIPSSAHHYRFSLDLRSLGKLSLTQPIAATLRYSYRFFGSAAPIMTNPPVELQRNMEVSLPQSYCAFDFAALPQQLQDTFLRVPLAVEVWHRDSTSRDQLIGRASIQLSHLLSSERSRILSSTGEQTWRQTHQDQIPVVKSQRPSEKVAELSYVVTLEDLGLVKATEVIVSESSQNEPVEPMQPSSQPADPRPAAPSVPPASLGPTAPRDTLEYRTALELELWKEEQEDLFDDQLRKKELSHMQALAEEWRRRDREREALVKKKEVEFNLLEEQLQKTLSDLERREKQLAEAELETQRLQKELRAEHDHVQRELQDSSRRLQQDCDHRVALERDKVRLMEEERARLLQQIADGESRYKQLEKEFQLYREQQNVRPEFRLQSEINLLTLEKVELERKLESTTKSKLHYKQQWGRALKELARFKQREQENAMTRLKKQQAELEAMRLRYLATEEKEVVRQNRQELDNIRNELNRLKLQEERVGPGPSPGPAVNETADDHLSRLLEERDTLLRTGVYTHEDRIIAELNRQIQDAMRDRGNM